A stretch of Podospora bellae-mahoneyi strain CBS 112042 chromosome 5, whole genome shotgun sequence DNA encodes these proteins:
- a CDS encoding hypothetical protein (EggNog:ENOG503P0JI; COG:U), with protein MPTHRHRPSLTVMPRSRDDTPSSSSSLERGEDPHHGLTLKQELEWKPGKQEYAVMITLAIISLMVALDATILVSVLPTLAIDLGGTATDAFWAGTSYLLSCAVCQPFIAALSDIFGRKEMLIFSVLFFTLGTVLCAPIAKNFTVFFAGRSVQGIGGGGIITMGQVIFADIVPLRQRPKYFSLVLAAWALGSVLGPLIGGLFVEKAFWSWCFYINLPFCALGLVLIPCYVKLTTQRTSLRSKLARVDWLGGFLFIGGLTSFLVGMSWGGVQFEWSSAQVIAPMVVGVLSVAMSVVWESYGAREPFLRPQLFCSGSALAAYACALFQGFILFCALYYVPFYFTAVRFEKPTQSGLDIFPVTCLLLPGSIVVSLISSRTGHYRWAIWSGWAITAIGCGLLHFFDTDTPTPVWAVILAVFGIGHGILLTSVNVGIQAISRVEDAGRAAAMYAFMRTMGMSIGVAVGGTVFQNLMVKKLDELGMPEEIAHDSEAFVVQMAAMDPTDPVRIGALEAYVAGFHGVYWTITGASVAAFLISLFMKRHSMDKMLATKFVLEGARTTMVPNPAIMTNAIPIQTNSSSQDKFSSESPRQLPPLFKDSPMPSAFDSESTYTMAKSSRDEEKPDSPPPAEPQEPEVPGKVEQVAVAYFVEASGKIVPVDILPEHQPVSQMGSVFEFAGQHKEEGESPRYPLWEPQTGEEDEVVVEEDASPEELFERALGNGSIHSASTEEELAEQEAVVADLAPEWMQEREEESR; from the exons ATGCCaacccaccgccaccgcccatCTCTAACAGTAATGCCCCGATCCCGGGAcgacaccccctcctcctcctcctccctcgagcGAGGTGAAGACCCCCACCACGGCCTCACTCTCAAGCAAGAGCTCGAGTGGAAACCAGGAAAGCAGGAATACGCCGTCATGATCACCCTCGcaatcatctccctcatgGTCGCCCTCGACGCAACCATCCTTGTGTCCGTCCTCCCAACCCTCGCCATCGACCTCGGCGGGACGGCAACAGACGCCTTCTGGGCAGGGACATCTTACCTCCTGTCCTGCGCCGTGTGCCAGCCCTTCATCGCCGCCTTGTCGGACATCTTTGGCAGGAAGGAGATGCTCATCTTTTCGGTCTTGTTCTTCACCCTCGGCACCGTTCTGTGCGCCCCGATTGCGAAGAACTTTACTGTCTTTTTTGCGGGGAGGTCGGTGCAGgggattggtggtggggggattATTACTATGGGACAGGTTATTTTTGCGGATATTGTGCCGCTGAGACAGAGGCCAAAGTACTTTTCTTTGGTGCTGGCTGCGTGGGCGTTGGGGAGTGTGCTGGGGCCCttgattggggggttgtttgtcgAGAAGGCATTCTGGAGCTGGTGCTTCTACATCAACCTGCCTTTTTGCGCGTTGGGCCTGGTGTTGATTCCTTGCTATGTCAAGCTGACGACTCAGCGGACGAGCTTGAGGAGCAAGCTTGCAAGGGTGGATTGGTTGGGCGGGTTTTTGTTTATTGGGGGGTTGACGAGTTTCTTGGTGGGCATGAGCTGGGGAGGTGTGCAGTTTGAGTGGTCGTCTGCGCAAGTCATCGCGcccatggtggtgggtgtgctCAGTGTTGCCATGAGTGTTGTTTGGGAGAGCTATGGGGCGAGGGAGCCGTTTTTGAGGCCGCAGCTGTTTTGCAGTGGGAGCGCGCTTGCCGCCTATGCTTGTGCTCTTTTCCAGGGCTTTATTCTCTTTTGTGCGCTGTACTACGTTCCCTTCTACTTCACCGCGGTTCGGTTCGAAAAGCCGACGCAATCCGGACTCGACATCTTCCCAGTCACCTGTCTCCTGCTCCCCGGTAGCATCGTCGTTTCTCTCATTTCCTCCCGAACAGGCCACTACCGCTGGGCGATCTGGTCTGGCTgggccatcaccgccatcggCTGCGGTCTCCTCCACTTCTTCGACACCgacacccccacccccgtctGGGCTGTCATTCTCGCTGTCTTCGGTATCGGCCAtggcatcctcctcaccagcgtCAACGTCGGCATCCAGGCTATCAGCCGGGTCGAAGACGCCGGCCGAGCCGCAGCCATGTACGCCTTCATGCGCACCATGGGAATGTCCATCGGTGTCGCAGTCGGTGGTACAGTCTTTCAGAACCTCAtggtcaagaagctcgacgAGCTAGGCATGCCGGAGGAGATTGCTCACGACTCCGAGGCATTCGTTGTTCAGATGGCCGCCATGGACCCTACCGATCCTGTCCGGATCGGCGCCCTCGAAGCCT ACGTCGCCGGCTTCCACGGCGTCTACTGGACCATTACCGGCGCTTCCGTCGCCGCCTTTCTCATCTCACTCTTCATGAAGCGCCACAGCATGGACAAGATGCTCGCGACAAAGTTCGTTCTCGAAGGCGCCCGCACGACCATGGTGCCCAACCCGGCCATCATGACCAACGCCATCCCCATTCAAACCAACAGCTCTTCTCAGGACAAGTTCTCGTCGGAATCACCCCGCCAACTCCCACCCCTGTTCAAAGACTCCCCTATGCCGTCGGCATTTGACTCCGAGTCGACTTACACCATGGCCAAGTCTAGCCGCGATGAAGAGAAACCTGactccccaccgccagcagAGCCGCAAGAGCCTGAAGTTCCCGGGAAGGTGGAGCAAGTTGCTGTAGCGTATTTTGTTGAGGCATCGGGCAAGATTGTCCCGGTGGATATACTTCCTGAGCATCAACCTGTGTCCCAGATGGGATCGGTGTTTGAGTTCGCTGGTCAGCAcaaagaggagggggagtctCCTAGGTATCCACTTTGGGAGCCCCAAaccggggaggaggatgaggttgttgttgaggaggatgccagCCCCGAGGAGCTTTTTGAACGGGCGTTGGGGAATGGATCGATACACTCTGCCtcgacggaggaggagctggcggagcAGGAGGCCGTGGTTGCTGATTTGGCGCCCGAGTGGatgcaggagagggaggaagagtcgagatga
- a CDS encoding hypothetical protein (EggNog:ENOG503P04U; COG:S), translating to MRLINTNDGRFEEFISNDIPSYTILSHTWEDGEKKIDMTCWIAKKDGYQYAWVDTGCIDKSSSAELAEAIKSMYQWYQQSSVCYVFLSDLPPPRVAPLEIALSRCRWFARGWTLQELIAPANVVFFNGEWKDRATKKR from the exons ATGCGACTTATCAACACCAATGACGGCCGGTTCGAGGAGTTTATTAGCAACGATATTCCATCATACACAATCCTATCACACACgtgggaagatggagag AAGAAGATTGATATGACGTGTTGGATAGCGAAAAAGGACGGATATCAATACGCCTGGGTCGACACCGGTTGCATCGACAAATCCAGCAGCGCTGAGCTAGCCGAGGCTATTAAGTCCATGTATCAGTGGTACCAACAATCCTCAGTGTGCTACGTCTTTCTTTCCGACCTCCCGCCTCCGCGAGTCGCCCCTTTGGAAATTGCTCTATCACGATGTCGGTGGTTTGCTCGTGGATGGACTCTCCAAGAGCTGATCGCCCCAGCAAACGTGGTATTCTTCAACGGGGAGTGGAAGGACAGGGCGACAAAGAAACGCTAA
- a CDS encoding hypothetical protein (EggNog:ENOG503P04U; COG:S) — protein MTNSGIKIQCQALSDPIPGKRAYSYVLPLNCSDIKRPIGIWLRTCGSDRFARENLWEFVEYKTIYWPKVPRTRVACWKTKSTQQR, from the exons ATGACGAACAGCGGTATCAAGATCCAGTGCCAGGCCCTATCCGACCCAATACCAGGCAAACGAGCATACTCTTATGTTCTGCCGCTCAACTGCTCAGATATCAAACGGCCGATTGGTATCTGGTTACGAACATGCGGCTCAGATAGGTTTGCGAGGGAGAACCTATGGGAGTTTGTCGAGTACAAGACTATATACTGGCCGAAGGTGCCAAGAACACG TGTAGCTTGCTGGAAGACCAAGAGCACTCAACAGCGTTAA
- a CDS encoding hypothetical protein (EggNog:ENOG503P5PW; COG:Q) gives MMLDAYLSSASSCLSHLLTNAVRAFRQLGSMRRKTVLIESWDVTATVRPKTRTEKDPTVVELEKAGVRLLELDYFDEATISREAALYGADRPLDLLINVGGLSPHPKPWQEQTGEMKVKFRVMASIFPPPLAQFQNSFGTCMACRMAKTALNQGTVTMAREWEKEGRKQTMVNVEPGFISTRLTGWDGVDDITTCIAGLMRVFKDITPQDNGTLIKWDGNRIPYQIKEMLRLSSSPSPGHHFSQHDQWLLWPIALV, from the exons ATGATGCTCGACGCCTATCTTTCATCTGCATCAAGCTG CCTATCCCACCTGCTCACCAACGCTGTCCGAGCCTTCAGGCAACTTGGAAgcatgaggaggaagactGTTCTTATC GAGTCATGGGACGTTACGGCCACCGTTCGGCCCAAAACACGCACAGAAAAGGATCCGACGGTTGTGGAGCTTGAAAAAGCAGGTGTGAGACTCTTGGAGCTAGATTATTTTGATGAAGCCACCATCTCTCGAGAAGCGGCTCTGTACGGTGCCGATCGacctcttgacctcctcatcaacgtTGGTGGCCTCTCGCCTCATCCAAAGCCATGGCAGGAGCAAACAggggagatgaaggtgaAGTTCCGCGTAATGGCT TCAATATTTCCTCCGCCTTTGGCTCAGTTTCAA AACTCTTTTGGTACATGCATGGCCTGCCGTATGGCGAAGACGGCTCTCAACCAAGGCACTGTCACCATGGCACGTGAGTGGGAAAAGGAAGGACGAAAGCAGACGATGGTGAATGTCGAGCCTGGATTCATCTCGACCCGGCTCACagggtgggatggggttgacgaTATAACAACCTGTATTGCTGGCTTAATGAGGGTATTCAAGGACATTACGCCCCAGGACAACGGAACCCTCATCAAGTGGGACGGGAACAGAATTCCATACCAAATCAAGGAAATGTTACGCCTTTCGAGTTCACCTAGCCCTGGACACCACTTCTCGCAGCACGATCAATGGTTACTGTGGCCAATAGCGTTAGTATGA